In Cotesia glomerata isolate CgM1 unplaced genomic scaffold, MPM_Cglom_v2.3 scaffold_51, whole genome shotgun sequence, one DNA window encodes the following:
- the LOC123274661 gene encoding putative RNA polymerase II subunit B1 CTD phosphatase RPAP2, with product MNTKSSKARMKRANQIKAAKAAKSMPTAILLKKKEESDAKALSIVEKLIEPQVDVQWMLDNLQYINRSHMEDIAEERAITKICGYVLCDNPLTKVVNKKYSISAVRNKIYDIEEMKNYCCFTCHNAMTYIMMQMLTSPLWLRNYEEIPTFKIKENSTLKRDETTPGIEINIAGIQLTHDDLPKKKFKGSKTDCQSDEESEENEINYDNEDGEELDRENGNEEELDREDDERDEEKLNNKDKKLSKNLNVKDRRITDNIDSLTDKLKKVVKFRDEVEVRSDNLTNNSIQSSSKITRERNINDSDSKTGVKRERQKTQRPFSEPLTERLEKNFRELITAHTIKFLLGEKTEKQSVVKNIKNQERYARLCERLDKLDIDLEEPETSAPMDLRPAPHFEVLQEQANDLVIKVNAFFKGNLEIETPVNVNEDKKDEGDTVIPLTDAQAPNAMRKRLFLEKLDKVIPDLLQTLSCPGGIEYDYTVERITAVKLIVSTFNLTAKNIVFKTNEWMVVGLFMIKMLAFHDELINSLLATKHAASRITMLLLSYDLESDYLDNLIKSLIIESNKK from the exons ATGAACACAAAGTCAAGTAAAGCTCGAATGAAGCGAGCTAATCAAATAAAAGCTGCAAAAGCTGCCAA atctatGCCAACAGctattttattgaagaaaaaagaaGAATCTGATGCAAAAGCATTGTCGATTGTTGAAAAACTTATAGAACCTCAAGTTGACGTTCAGTGGATGCTGGATAat TTGCAGTATATCAATCGATCGCATATGGAAGATATTGCTGAAGAAAGAGCGATAACTAAAATATGCGGATATGTTTTGTGTGACAATCCTCTAACGAAGGTAGTCAATAAGAAGTACTCGATATCAGCAGTgagaaacaaaatttatgacattgaggagatgaaaaattattgctgCTTTACTTGCCACAACGCGATGACTTATATTATGATGCAGATGTTGACAAGTCCGCTGTGGCTGAGGAATTATGAAGAAATTCCTACGTTTAAAATAAAGGAGAATAGTACTCTTAAGAGGGATGAAACTACTCCGGGGATTGAGATAAACATTGCCGGTATTCAGTTGACTCATGATGATTTGcctaagaaaaaattcaaaggtAGTAAAACAGATTGTCAGAGTGATGAAGAATCGGAAGAAAATGAAATCAATTATGATAATGAAGATGGAGAAGAATTAGACAGAGAAAATGGTAATGAAGAAGAGTTAGACAGGGAAGATGATGAGAGAGATGAAGAAAAGTTGaacaataaagataaaaaactaAGTAAAAATCTAAATGTTAAAGATAGAAGAATAACAGACAATATCGATAGCTTAAcagataaattgaaaaaagttgtTAAATTCAGAGATGAAGTAGAAGTAAGAAGTGATAATTTGACAAATAATTCTATTCAATCTTCTAGTAAAATTACAAGagaaagaaatattaatgatagtGATTCAAAGACTGGAGTAAAGAGAGAAAGACAAAAAACACAGAGACCTTTTAGTGAACCATTAACAGAGAGgctcgagaaaaatttcagAGAACTGATAACTGCTCATACGATTAAATTTCTTCTTGGAGAGAAGACAGAAAAGCAGAGtgtcgttaaaaatattaaaaaccaAGAGAGATATGCGCGATTGTGTGAAAGGCTTGATAAATTAGACATTGATCTGGAAGAGCCAGAAACTAGTGCACCAATGGATCTGAGACCTGCTCCACATTTCGAGGTCCTGCAAGAGCAGGCTAATGATCTAGTCATTAAAGTGAATGCTTTTTTCAAAGGTAATCTAGAAATAGAAACTCCTGTCAACGTGAATGAAGACAAAAAAGACGAAGGTGATACGGTAATACCGCTGACTGATGCTCAGGCACCAAATGCTATGAGGAAAAGACTTTTCCTTGAAAAACTCGATAAAGT GATACCAGATCTTCTGCAAACACTTTCATGTCCTGGGGGCATCGAGTATGACTATACAGTGGAACGTATTACTGCTGTCAAGTTGATAGTCAGTACATTTAATCTCActgcaaaaaatattgtgttcAAGACAAACGAATGGATGGTCGTAGGtctttttatgattaaaat GCTTGCATTCCATGATGAGTTGATTAACTCTTTGCTGGCAACAAAACATGCAGCTTCACGGATCACAATGCTTCTACTATCTTATGATCTAGAATCTGATTATTTAGATAACTTAATAAAATCATTGATCATTgagtcaaataaaaaataa